The proteins below are encoded in one region of Anguilla anguilla isolate fAngAng1 chromosome 3, fAngAng1.pri, whole genome shotgun sequence:
- the xiap gene encoding E3 ubiquitin-protein ligase XIAP, translated as MMASSEHYSDLESDHCADWSGMDARLRSFRDFPQQVSAERLARAGFYFTGDADRVRCFSCRQTVENWRTEDVPAERHQQASPACKYLSCTHRLGPIPPVNGAAYDEEAEDMEYRLRTGEVVDESTYPLAPHMRSEDARLRSFAAWPPGAPVQPRALAQAGLYYLGARDRVQCFCCGGMLADWEPGDEAWTEHERLFPNCFFILGHDVGNEPSEREASMECFEDRLQSFSGVSHPVDPERLARAGFYSMGVSDRVRCFKCGGGLKDWQPEEDPWEEHAKEYPGCRFVVEEKGQEFVNSVQLRNPRRGSPTVSHQNGFSRHETEHNVMQSVIAQRAVDMGLDPAKVEMTILEKIRRTGEGYAVADVLVEDVLAMETDVEQSQQDDDEDPLEKLRKLQMEKQCKVCMDKDIAIVFIPCGHLVTCERCSVPLKKCPICCGAITQKIKTYIS; from the exons ATGATGGCTAGTTCTGAGCACTACAGCGACCTGGAGTCGGACCACTGTGCAGACTGGTCCGGGATGGACGCCCGGCTGCGATCCTTCCGCGACTTCCCCCAGCAGGTGTCGGCGGAGAGGCTGGCGAGGGCGGGGTTCTACTTCACGGGCGACGCGGACCGCGTGCGCTGCTTCAGCTGCCGGCAGACAGTGGAGAACTGGCGCACCGAGGATGTGCCCGCCGAGCGGCACCAGCAGGCCTCGCCCGCCTGCAAGTACCTGAGCTGCACCCACCGCCTCGGCCCCATCCCCCCGGTCAACGGCGCCGCCTACGACGAGGAGGCCGAGGACATGGAGTACCGCCTGCGCACGGGCGAGGTGGTGGACGAGTCCACGTACCCGCTGGCGCCCCACATGCGCAGCGAGGACGCGCGCCTGCGCAGCTTCGCCGCCtggccccccggggcccccgtGCAGCCGCGGGCGCTGGCCCAGGCCGGGCTGTACTACCTGGGGGCGAGGGACCGTGTCCAGTGCTTCTGTTGCGGGGGCATGCTGGCCGACTGGGAGCCCGGCGACGAGGCCTGGACAGAACACGAGAGGCTCTTCCCCAACTGCTTCTTCATCCTGGGCCACGACGTGGGGAACGAGCCCTCCGAGCGGGAAGCCTCCATGGAGTGCTTCGAGGACCGCCTCCAGAGCTTCAGCGGTGTGTCGCACCCCGTGGACCCCGAGAGGCTGGCCAGGGCGGGCTTCTACAGCATGG GTGTGTCGGACCGTGTGAGGTGCTTCAAGTGTGGAGGGGGCCTGAAAGACTGGCAGCCTGAGGAAGACCCTTGGGAAGAGCATGCCAAGGAATACCCAGG ATGCAGATTTGTGGTGGAGGAGAAAGGCCAGGAGTTTGTGAACAGTGTCCAGCTGCGAAACCCCCGACGGGGCTCCCCG ACTGTGTCCCACCAGAATGGGTTTTCGCGACACGAAACGg aGCACAACGTCATGCAGTCGGTGATCGCCCAGCGGGCGGTGGACATGGGTCTGGACCCCGCCAAGGTGGAGATGACCATCCTGGAGAAGATCCGCCGGACGGGCGAGGGCTACGCCGTGGCGGACGTGCTGGTGGAGGACGTGCTCGCCATGGAGACCGATGTGGAGCAGTCGCAGCAGGACGATG ATGAAGACCCCCTGGAGAAGTTACGGAAGCTGCAGATGGAAAAACAGTGCAAGGTGTGCATGGACAAGGACATTGCCATTGTCTTCATCCCCTGCGGACATCTGGTCACCTGCGAGAGATGCTCTGTGCCCCTCAAGAAGTGCCCCATCTGCTGTGGTGCCATAACTCAGAAAATAAAGACCTACATATCCTGA